The Methylomarinum sp. Ch1-1 genome includes the window TGGTCCGCGCCTTGGCCGATGGCGAAATGGTAGACCGTGCCTGCGCCGGTGGTCTCGATCTGCCATAAGGCGGCGTCGATGACGGTGTCCAGCAAACTGCCGTCGATGCGGAGCAGACGGATGCGCCGGGTGTTAATGTCGACACTCAGTTCGGCATCCCGGTGGGGTTGCTTGGAGAGAAAACGGTAGACGCCTTCGGCATCGGGCCGGTACTGCGCCAGCGGCTGTCCTTGCCAATACAGGGTATTGTGCAGCAGTTCGCCGCTGCCGCTCAGTTGGGCGATGCGCCGGCCTTGCAGGTCGTACAGGCTGTACTCGCTGCCTTCCCCGGTTTGCTTGACCGCACGTTGGCCTAGGCCGTTGTAGTGGTAGGCGGCAATTTGGCCTTGGCCGCCGGCGATGCTCGCCAGGCGGTTGTGTGGATCGTATTGATAGGCGTAACCGGCAGCGCCCACGGTTTTTTCGATCAGGTTGCCGGCGGCATCGTAGCTCAAGACGGTATTCGGCCCGGCATCAGAGATAGACTGTAGGCGGTTACTGTGGGCATCGATGCCATAGTTTTCGCTATTGCGGACGGTACGGTTGCCGTTGGCGTCGTATTGATACGCGTTCGGAAACGGTCCGGCCGCTTGGCTTAGGCGATGCAAGGCGTCGTATTGGTAAGTGCGGTTTTGCAAGGGATCGAGCAGATCGCCGATAGCCGCCACGTCGGATGCCGGCGTGTACTGCCATTGCCGGTGGAATACCGTTTGTTGGCCACTCAGGTTCAGCTCGGTAAGCCTTCCGAGTCCATCCACCTGGCGTTGGTAATGGATACCGTTGCCATATTGGAAGGCGGCGATGCCGTCGGCCGCGACCGGATGGTAGCTGACGCCGGAAACGACCGGCGTTTTGCCGCCGCCCGCCGTGCTGCCTATGCTTTCGACCCGGCCATGGTTGTCGTATTGGAAGTCGAAGACTTGGCCGTTCGGGTAAACGTGTTGGGTCAGTAAGCCTTGCCCCGGTTCGTAGCGGTAGTCGTAGGCGAATTGTTGGCTGAAGGTTTTGCCGCCCAAAGCGCTCAAGCCGCTATCCTGGCGTTCGATTTCGCCGTAACGGTTATACAGCCATTGGGTTTGACCGGTCGGGTCGCTCATTCCGGTGCGCTGGCCGATCGCGGTTTGTCGCAGTTCGGTGCTGACGGCATCGCCGTAGTTGTCGCCGTCGTAATACCAGTGCAGGTCGTAGCTGCTGTCGGCATAGGTGACTGCGGTCAAGCGGTTCAAGGCATCGTACTGGTATTGGCTGACGCTGCCGCGGGCGTCGGTTTTTTGCACCGCTTGGCCGAGCACGTTATAGGTATAGGCGGTCAAGCCGCTGTCCGGACTGTCGGTTTGCAAGGTATTGCCGACTTCGTCCAATTGATATTGGGTGGCATGGCCGTTCGGGTCGGTTACGGCCACCAGGCGGTTGGAACGGTCATAGCCGAAGTCGCTCGCATCCTGGTCGGCGTCGATCACTCGGGCCAAACGGCTCGTGCTTTGTTCGTAAACATAGCGGGTTTTATGGCCTTCGGCATCGATCATGGCGGTTTTGCGGCCTTGGATGTCGTATTCGTAGTGGGTCGCCTGGTTTAACGGATCGGTTACGGAGAGTAGCCGGTCGCTGGCGTCGTAGGCATAAGTGGTTTCCCGGCCCAGATGATCTTTTTCGCTGATTTTGCGGCGCAGCGCGTCATACGTGTAATGGGTTTCGCGGCCGAGGCGGTCGCGTATTTTGACCAAGTCCAGCTTGTCCCAGGTGTATTCCACCGCGGTGCCGTCGTCATAACTCACGCTGAGCAGCCGATTCAAGCCGTCGTAGTCGTGCGTGCGGGTGTGGCCGCCGGTATCGGTGTAGGCGACGACGCGGCCGATGTCGTCGTAAGCGTATTGTTCGGTTTTGCCGCTCGGATAGCTCACCTTGACCCGATAGCCCAGCGCGTCATATTCGTAGCGGGTGACATGGCCCAAGGCATTGCGGCGGGTCAGTATTTGCCCGGCGGCATTGTAGGTAAAGGTGGTGCTATGGCCTAAACCGTCGGTGGCACGGACCAGGTTGTGGTGGTCGTTCCATTCGAATTCAGCCACGGTTTCTTCGCTGCCGTTACGCCATTTGACGATTTTCACCGGATCGATTTGGTTGTCGGCGTAGAGATAGCGGGTGACATGGCCTAACGGGCTTTTTTCCAGCGTGGGTTTGCCAAAGGCGTTGAATTCGCGGATGAAGATTTGCGAGCTGCCGTCGTCCAACACGCGGCCGAGACGCGAAGGGTTTTCCTGGTAGATATTGTGTTCCGTTATAGCGGAAGTTTGCCCCCGGGTAGTTGAACCACACCCGGTGCTCCAGGGGTTTTTTAAAGGTTTCCAACAGGCCGCTGGTTTTGCTGTCCGGCGTGTGCAGCCAATGGGGAAACTTCCGCTTTGGACAGGTTCCGTCCGTAGTCTTTATAGGTTTGCTTGTCCCAGTAGGCGGTGTTGCGGTAATGGTGATAATTATTGAGCGTTTTAATGTCACCGCGGGGTTGGTCGGAAACGTATCGCGGAATGCCTAACGATTGACCGTATTCGATGCGTTCTTGTTCGCCGTAGGGATCGGTGACGATCAAGGTTCTGGATGTACCGTTGCCGCTGTAAGCGAATCGGGTATCGCCATAGGGCGTGGTCATGACGTTGATGAAGTCGCCGCTATCATAGCCG containing:
- a CDS encoding RHS repeat-associated core domain-containing protein, translated to MDDGSSQIFIREFNAFGKPTLEKSPLGHVTRYLYADNQIDPVKIVKWRNGSEETVAEFEWNDHHNLVRATDGLGHSTTFTYNAAGQILTRRNALGHVTRYEYDALGYRVKVSYPSGKTEQYAYDDIGRVVAYTDTGGHTRTHDYDGLNRLLSVSYDDGTAVEYTWDKLDLVKIRDRLGRETHYTYDALRRKISEKDHLGRETTYAYDASDRLLSVTDPLNQATHYEYDIQGRKTAMIDAEGHKTRYVYEQSTSRLARVIDADQDASDFGYDRSNRLVAVTDPNGHATQYQLDEVGNTLQTDSPDSGLTAYTYNVLGQAVQKTDARGSVSQYQYDALNRLTAVTYADSSYDLHWYYDGDNYGDAVSTELRQTAIGQRTGMSDPTGQTQWLYNRYGEIERQDSGLSALGGKTFSQQFAYDYRYEPGQGLLTQHVYPNGQVFDFQYDNHGRVESIGSTAGGGKTPVVSGVSYHPVAADGIAAFQYGNGIHYQRQVDGLGRLTELNLSGQQTVFHRQWQYTPASDVAAIGDLLDPLQNRTYQYDALHRLSQAAGPFPNAYQYDANGNRTVRNSENYGIDAHSNRLQSISDAGPNTVLSYDAAGNLIEKTVGAAGYAYQYDPHNRLASIAGGQGQIAAYHYNGLGQRAVKQTGEGSEYSLYDLQGRRIAQLSGSGELLHNTLYWQGQPLAQYRPDAEGVYRFLSKQPHRDAELSVDINTRRIRLLRIDGSLLDTVIDAALWQIETTGAGTVYHFAIGQGADQALKGWIHLPADDGKGFAHIMDKTQGHLEEYRLDERERSLNAYYYHLDHIGTPQVITDQAQNIVWQASYAPFGQTAITTETIDNDLRFPGQYYDRESGLYYNWNRYYDPNIGRYITSDPIGLEGGLNTYAYVYNNPLRYTDPQGLVAGDAAAVALCLANPVACAAAGVSVACILNPSCRDALQRGVQACANAMHNEADDSSDSQDKYLGKSDEKKLKDILAEEGETIEDLKTPGGKGAGGYDLYVKPNGDIVVKPKGGSGPGEPTGFNVNNL